Proteins encoded in a region of the Micropterus dolomieu isolate WLL.071019.BEF.003 ecotype Adirondacks linkage group LG09, ASM2129224v1, whole genome shotgun sequence genome:
- the LOC123976512 gene encoding glyceraldehyde-3-phosphate dehydrogenase-like produces the protein MVKIGINGFGRIGRLVTRAAASGGKVEVVAINDPFIDLDYMVYMFKYDSTHGVWKHGEVKAEGGKLVIGNMHITVFHERDPANIKWGDAGVDYVVESTGVFTTIEKASAHLKGGAKRVVISAPSADAPMFVMGVNHEKYDNSMKVVSNASCTTNCLAPLAKVINDNFGIVEGLMSTVHAITATQKTVDGPSGKLWRDGRGASQNIIPASTGAAKAVGKVVPELNGKLTGMAFRVPTPNVSVVDLTVRLEKPAKYDDIKKVVKAAAEGPMKGILGYTEDQVVSTDFNSDPHSSIFDAGAGIALNDHFVKLVSWYDNEFGYSNRVCDLVQHMFTKE, from the exons ATGGTGAAGATTGGAATCAACGG CTTCGGACGTATCGGCCGTCTGGTAACCCGTGCCGCTGCCTCCGGAGGCAAGGTCGAGGTGGTGGCCATCAATGACCCCTTCATCGATCTGGACTACATG GTCTACATGTTCAAGTATGACTCCACTCATGGTGTGTGGAAGCACGGAGAGGTGAAAGCAGAGGGTGGCAAGCTGGTCATCGGCAACATGCACATCACGGTCTTCCATGA GAGGGACCCCGCCAACATCAAGTGGGGCGATGCTGGAGTTGACTACGTCGTGGAGTCCACCGGTGTGTTCACCACCATCGAGAAAGCCTCT GCTCACCTGAAGGGCGGCGCAAAGAGGGTGGTTAtctctgctcccagcgctgacGCTCCCATGTTCGTCATGGGCGTCAACCACGAAAAGTATGACAACTCCATGAAGGTTGTCAG CAACGCTTCCTGCACAACAAATTGCCTAGCTCCCCTCGCCAAGGTCATTAACGATAACTTCGGCATCGTTGAGGGTCTTATG AGCACAGTTCACGCCATCACCGCCACACAGAAGACCGTTGATGGTCCCTCTGGTAAGTTGTGGAGGGACGGACGTGGTGCCTCCCAGAACATCATCCCTGCCTCCACCGGAGCAGCCAAAGCTGTGGGCAAGGTTGTCCCCGAGCTGAACGG TAAACTGACTGGTATGGCTTTCCGTGTCCCCACCCCCAATGTCTCCGTCGTTGATCTGACTGTCCGTTTGGAGAAGCCT GCCAAGTACGACGACATCAAGAAGGTTGTCAAGGCCGCTGCTGAGGGACCCATGAAGGGAATTCTGGGATACACAGAGGACCAG GTTGTGTCCACAGACTTCAACAGTGACCCTCACTCCTCCATCTTTGACGCCGGTGCCGGCATCGCTCTCAACGACCACTTTGTCAAGCTGGTTTCATG GTACGACAACGAGTTTGGCTACAGCAACCGTGTGTGCGACCTGGTCCAGCACATGTTCACCAAGGAGTAA